One region of Collinsella aerofaciens ATCC 25986 genomic DNA includes:
- the plsY gene encoding glycerol-3-phosphate 1-O-acyltransferase PlsY codes for MHNPILLTAICAVVSFFIGAIPFGLILGRVFNHTDIRKAGSGNIGTTNALRVAGPKVAALTLLLDCLKGAICVLIARPLIADLGYGFPVSIMAPGAAGDWMLGVICLAAVWGHIFSPYLNFHGGKGIAVGLGVILAWYWPIGLSLLGMFIVAVAITKYVSVGSLAAAIGLPIAACAVFPYSSLGLKFCMAMIGITVVWAHRANIKKLMTGKESKLSFTKRVTEPDDK; via the coding sequence ATGCATAATCCGATTCTGCTGACCGCCATCTGCGCCGTGGTCTCGTTCTTTATCGGAGCGATTCCGTTTGGCCTGATCTTGGGCCGCGTGTTCAACCACACGGACATTCGCAAGGCGGGCTCCGGCAACATCGGCACCACCAACGCGCTGCGCGTGGCCGGCCCCAAGGTGGCCGCGCTCACGCTGCTGCTCGACTGCCTTAAGGGCGCCATCTGCGTCCTTATCGCGCGTCCGCTCATTGCCGACTTGGGCTATGGCTTCCCCGTGAGCATTATGGCCCCCGGCGCCGCCGGCGACTGGATGCTCGGCGTCATTTGTCTGGCAGCGGTGTGGGGCCATATCTTCTCGCCCTACCTCAACTTCCATGGAGGCAAGGGTATCGCCGTGGGTCTGGGCGTTATTCTCGCCTGGTACTGGCCCATTGGCCTGTCGCTGCTGGGCATGTTTATCGTGGCCGTCGCCATCACCAAGTATGTGTCGGTGGGATCGCTTGCCGCTGCCATCGGCCTTCCCATCGCTGCTTGCGCGGTCTTTCCGTACAGCAGCCTGGGACTTAAGTTTTGCATGGCGATGATCGGCATCACCGTGGTGTGGGCCCATCGCGCGAACATCAAAAAGCTCATGACCGGTAAGGAGTCCAAGCTCTCGTTTACCAAGCGCGTCACCGAGCCCGACGATAAGTAG
- a CDS encoding NAD(P)H-dependent glycerol-3-phosphate dehydrogenase, which produces MNVALIGSGSWGTAVAGLAAARAERVTMWAHSEQTAAGINGEHRNPRYLVDYELPGNVVATTDLSQALDGADSIIFAVPSTHLRSVCHQAALFIAAGTPVLCLTKGIEPESGLLMSEVITSEIGNESRVAALSGPNHAEEICRGGLSAAVIASEDPQIGETFKDLLLSTAFRIYLSQDMTGVEVCGAMKNVIAIVCGISAGTGAGDNTLALIMTRGLAEISRLVHARGGQAMTCMGLAGMGDLIATCTSEHSRNRTFGYEFAHGVSLDEYQTRTHMVVEGAVAARSVSELARSLGVDIPLTFAVEQTLYNGVTLDRALEILTDRVPSQEFYGLND; this is translated from the coding sequence ATGAATGTTGCGCTAATTGGCTCTGGCTCCTGGGGAACCGCCGTCGCCGGCCTTGCCGCCGCGCGAGCCGAGCGCGTGACCATGTGGGCCCATAGCGAGCAGACGGCCGCCGGCATCAATGGCGAGCACCGCAATCCCCGGTATCTGGTGGACTACGAGCTGCCCGGCAACGTTGTCGCCACCACGGACCTGTCGCAGGCGCTCGACGGCGCCGACTCCATTATCTTTGCCGTGCCCTCCACACACCTGCGCAGCGTATGTCATCAGGCAGCACTCTTCATCGCCGCCGGCACCCCGGTGCTCTGCCTCACCAAGGGCATTGAGCCCGAGTCTGGCCTGCTCATGAGCGAGGTCATCACCAGCGAGATCGGCAACGAGTCGCGCGTGGCGGCGCTCTCGGGCCCCAACCATGCTGAGGAAATCTGCCGCGGTGGACTTTCTGCCGCCGTCATCGCCAGCGAAGATCCGCAGATAGGGGAGACCTTTAAGGACCTGCTCCTGTCCACGGCCTTCCGCATCTACCTGTCACAGGACATGACCGGCGTCGAGGTTTGCGGCGCCATGAAAAATGTCATCGCGATCGTGTGTGGCATCTCCGCCGGTACCGGTGCGGGCGACAACACGCTCGCCCTTATCATGACGCGCGGCCTGGCCGAGATCAGCCGTCTGGTGCATGCCCGCGGCGGGCAGGCTATGACCTGCATGGGACTTGCCGGCATGGGTGACCTCATCGCCACCTGCACCTCGGAGCATTCGCGCAACCGCACCTTTGGCTACGAGTTTGCCCACGGCGTGTCGCTCGACGAGTATCAGACGCGCACGCATATGGTGGTCGAGGGCGCCGTCGCCGCCCGCAGCGTGAGCGAGCTCGCCCGTTCACTGGGCGTAGACATTCCGCTCACCTTTGCCGTGGAGCAAACGCTCTACAACGGTGTTACTTTGGATAGGGCGCTCGAGATCCTTACCGACCGCGTCCCCTCTCAAGAGTTCTACGGACTCAACGACTAG
- the rpe gene encoding ribulose-phosphate 3-epimerase, with translation MGSIKIAPSVLSADMANLKGELDKIAGADYVHFDVMDGHFTGNLTFGVDILKAVKRSTDVPVDAHLMVSNPDETVDWYADAGADMITVHYEASTHLHRTLTHLQQRGVKAGVVLNPATPVCVLESIIDVVDMVLLMSVNPGFGGQSFIPGTIAKLQELKAMCERHGVSPLIEVDGGISSKNIAEVVKAGANVLVAGSAVFKSEDPAAEVALLQKLGNEAAQEA, from the coding sequence ATGGGTTCCATTAAAATCGCTCCGTCCGTCCTTTCGGCCGACATGGCCAACCTCAAGGGCGAGCTCGACAAGATCGCCGGCGCCGATTACGTGCACTTTGACGTTATGGACGGCCACTTTACCGGCAACCTCACCTTTGGCGTTGACATCCTTAAGGCCGTCAAGCGCTCCACCGATGTACCGGTCGACGCGCACCTGATGGTATCGAACCCCGACGAGACGGTGGATTGGTACGCCGACGCCGGCGCCGACATGATCACCGTGCACTACGAGGCTTCCACGCACCTGCACCGCACGCTCACGCATCTGCAGCAGCGCGGCGTCAAGGCCGGCGTTGTGCTCAACCCCGCCACCCCCGTGTGCGTGCTCGAGAGCATCATCGACGTCGTCGATATGGTGCTGCTCATGAGCGTGAACCCAGGCTTTGGCGGCCAGAGCTTTATCCCGGGCACCATCGCTAAGCTCCAAGAGCTCAAGGCCATGTGCGAGCGTCACGGCGTTTCGCCCCTCATCGAGGTCGACGGTGGCATTTCTTCCAAGAACATTGCCGAGGTCGTCAAGGCCGGCGCAAATGTCCTGGTGGCCGGCTCCGCCGTATTTAAGTCCGAAGATCCCGCCGCCGAGGTTGCGCTGCTGCAGAAGCTGGGCAACGAGGCTGCACAGGAGGCATAA
- a CDS encoding cysteine desulfurase family protein, which yields MTAGQNRIPVNLDYAASTPMRAEALLAQREYDDSELAGVNPNSLHSLGRKAAARLEVARREIARSFGARVRPSEIILTNGGTEANQLALLGLAEGARQRDRKRDRVIVSAIEHDSILDNLPLLRAAGFTVDLVQPCRAGYIEPAALSDLLGDDVALVSIMVANNETGVVQPIRELAAAAHTVGALFHTDAIQGYLHIPLDVTELGVDAMTVAAHKIGGPVASGALYLKNRTPLRPRIFGGGQEAGRRAGTQDLRTQLAFAAAARTLAPHVAQERATLQTLSNKLYATLTAHPRIHATMGDYAQADRLPGMVSIYVDGMDSEELIVKLDAAGFEVSAGSACSSGSMDPSHVLSAMGIGREQALGALRISFDDRVDPADLDDFAQTLLSIVGTA from the coding sequence ATGACCGCAGGTCAAAACCGCATACCCGTGAATCTTGACTATGCCGCCTCGACGCCCATGCGCGCCGAGGCGCTCCTTGCGCAGCGCGAGTACGACGACAGCGAGCTTGCCGGCGTCAACCCCAACTCGCTGCACTCGCTTGGCCGCAAGGCCGCCGCACGCCTAGAAGTCGCTCGTCGCGAGATCGCCCGTAGCTTTGGCGCACGCGTTCGCCCGTCCGAGATCATCCTTACCAACGGCGGCACCGAGGCCAACCAGCTTGCGCTGCTCGGTCTTGCCGAGGGTGCTCGTCAGCGCGATCGCAAGCGCGATCGTGTAATCGTTTCGGCCATCGAGCACGATTCGATTCTGGACAACCTGCCGCTGCTGCGCGCCGCCGGCTTTACCGTCGACCTGGTGCAGCCCTGCCGCGCGGGCTACATCGAACCCGCCGCGCTGAGCGACTTGCTCGGCGACGACGTGGCGCTCGTGAGCATTATGGTCGCCAACAACGAGACCGGCGTGGTACAGCCCATCCGCGAGCTTGCCGCGGCCGCGCATACCGTGGGCGCCCTGTTCCACACCGATGCCATCCAGGGGTATCTGCACATTCCGCTCGATGTCACCGAGCTGGGAGTTGACGCCATGACCGTTGCCGCGCACAAGATCGGTGGCCCCGTGGCATCCGGCGCGCTCTACCTTAAGAACCGCACGCCGCTGCGCCCGCGCATCTTTGGCGGCGGACAGGAGGCCGGTCGTCGTGCCGGCACGCAGGACCTGCGCACGCAGCTGGCCTTTGCCGCTGCCGCCCGCACGCTGGCGCCCCATGTGGCCCAGGAGCGTGCGACGCTGCAAACCCTTTCCAACAAGCTCTACGCCACGCTTACGGCCCACCCGCGCATTCACGCCACCATGGGCGACTACGCGCAGGCCGATCGTCTGCCGGGCATGGTTTCGATCTACGTCGACGGCATGGACTCCGAGGAGCTCATCGTCAAGCTCGACGCCGCCGGCTTTGAGGTTTCGGCCGGCTCGGCGTGCTCGAGCGGCAGCATGGACCCGAGCCACGTGCTCAGCGCCATGGGCATTGGTCGCGAGCAGGCGCTAGGCGCACTGCGCATCTCCTTCGATGACCGCGTGGACCCGGCTGACCTGGACGACTTTGCCCAGACGCTGCTCTCGATCGTAGGTACTGCATGA
- a CDS encoding Nif3-like dinuclear metal center hexameric protein: protein MIVAELERALLARYPKADAEGWDHVGLSVGDPAAEIAGVACALDATEANVRRAQDAGANVLLTHHPVYIKAPEAFCPADASRPQCSAALYEAARCGVSIISLHTNLDCSHEARVCLSELLGAAPVSSLEHVDDPEATGLGALATLNDPCTLRDLATRAATAFGSDPRVWGEADRPCRTVAILGGSLGDFGELAIAAGADVVVTGEAGYHVAQDLALRGLPVILLGHDRSEEPFVDILMNSAVDAGVDPRHAIKILNPCQWWTVTKGENL, encoded by the coding sequence ATGATCGTCGCCGAGCTTGAACGCGCGCTGCTGGCGCGCTACCCCAAGGCGGACGCCGAGGGCTGGGATCATGTAGGGCTCTCCGTGGGCGACCCTGCCGCCGAGATTGCTGGCGTGGCCTGCGCACTCGATGCGACCGAAGCTAATGTTCGCCGCGCACAAGATGCCGGTGCCAACGTGCTGCTGACGCATCACCCCGTCTATATCAAGGCGCCCGAGGCGTTTTGTCCGGCGGATGCGTCACGCCCCCAGTGCAGCGCGGCACTCTATGAGGCGGCCCGTTGCGGCGTGAGCATCATATCGCTCCACACCAACCTGGACTGCTCGCACGAAGCCCGTGTCTGCCTGAGCGAGCTGCTGGGTGCCGCACCCGTGAGCTCACTGGAGCACGTGGACGACCCCGAGGCAACCGGCCTGGGCGCGCTTGCAACGCTCAACGACCCGTGCACGCTGCGCGATCTTGCCACCCGTGCTGCCACGGCCTTCGGCAGCGACCCGCGTGTGTGGGGCGAAGCCGATCGCCCGTGCCGCACCGTCGCCATTTTGGGCGGCTCCCTGGGCGACTTTGGAGAGCTCGCCATCGCCGCGGGCGCGGACGTTGTCGTGACGGGCGAGGCGGGATACCACGTGGCGCAAGACCTTGCCTTACGCGGGCTGCCGGTGATCTTGCTCGGCCACGACCGCTCCGAGGAGCCGTTCGTTGATATATTGATGAACTCTGCAGTTGACGCCGGGGTCGACCCCCGTCATGCGATTAAAATACTGAACCCTTGCCAATGGTGGACTGTGACAAAAGGAGAGAACTTATGA
- a CDS encoding zinc ribbon domain-containing protein, with amino-acid sequence MSAGATLLKLQQIDLELARNKSELANMPELKELASKRKTYVKLKSEMTKLYAQRKDLDIELDDLNTTEIQTNNAIEAAKKRHVDGSDYREVQDLENELATLAKRLDKIEHTRKDVVVAHKEALDREARAQAIIAKFEEGVKADTKAARAKAADLQAQIDAAAKERTALAATLPADVLTDYERLLKQFRGLAVETIQGNIPTVCHTALQASSMSDLNHDGRSITHCPYCHRLLVLPSKEA; translated from the coding sequence ATGAGCGCCGGCGCTACGCTACTCAAGCTGCAACAGATCGATTTGGAGCTCGCCCGCAACAAGAGCGAACTTGCCAATATGCCGGAGCTCAAGGAGCTCGCTTCCAAGCGCAAGACCTATGTGAAGCTCAAGTCCGAGATGACCAAGCTCTACGCCCAGCGCAAGGATCTGGACATTGAGCTCGACGATCTCAACACCACCGAGATTCAGACCAACAACGCCATCGAGGCTGCCAAGAAGCGCCATGTCGACGGCTCCGACTACCGCGAGGTTCAGGACCTGGAGAATGAACTCGCCACCCTGGCCAAGCGTCTGGACAAGATTGAGCACACCCGCAAGGACGTCGTTGTCGCCCATAAGGAGGCGCTCGACCGCGAGGCCCGCGCGCAGGCAATCATCGCCAAGTTCGAGGAGGGCGTGAAGGCCGATACCAAGGCCGCCCGCGCCAAGGCTGCCGACCTGCAGGCTCAGATTGACGCCGCCGCTAAGGAGCGCACCGCGCTTGCTGCCACGCTGCCGGCCGACGTTCTCACCGACTACGAGCGTCTGCTCAAGCAGTTCCGTGGCCTGGCCGTCGAGACCATCCAGGGCAACATCCCCACGGTCTGCCACACCGCGCTGCAGGCATCGTCCATGAGCGACCTCAACCACGACGGTAGGTCAATTACGCACTGCCCGTACTGCCACCGCCTCCTGGTGCTCCCGAGCAAGGAAGCTTAA
- the coaBC gene encoding bifunctional phosphopantothenoylcysteine decarboxylase/phosphopantothenate--cysteine ligase CoaBC has product MAAPNNSMQLEGNTILLGITGGIAAYKSCNIVRLLQKRGARVKVVMSEHATEFVGPLTFRALTNEPVAVGLFDDPSDPIHHISLAQEPDLVVVAPATANIIAKMANGVADDLISTTLLATPRPIVIAPAMNNGMWKAPATQANMATLRERGVHVVGPGSGYLACGNVDTGRMSEPEVIVEAVCEVLNPAPQDLAGKRIVITAGPTHEPIDPVRFIGNRSSGKMGIALAGEAARRGAAVTLVLGPTSLDVPCGVECVRVQTAAEMLQAALSAFQTADAAICAAAVADYTPAAPADHKLKKANERLDRIELVETVDILAELSRQKGERCVIGFAAETDNVVEYAERKLARKGCDVIIANDVSRTDSGFGTDTNKAWIVSTTGTQELPVLTKPQLADTILDLLQKL; this is encoded by the coding sequence ATGGCGGCACCCAACAATTCAATGCAACTTGAGGGAAATACGATCCTGCTGGGCATTACCGGCGGGATCGCCGCCTATAAGTCGTGCAATATCGTGCGCCTGCTGCAAAAGCGCGGCGCGCGCGTCAAGGTCGTTATGAGCGAGCATGCCACCGAGTTTGTGGGGCCGCTTACCTTCCGCGCACTCACCAATGAGCCGGTCGCGGTGGGCCTATTCGACGATCCCTCCGACCCCATCCACCACATTTCGCTGGCGCAGGAGCCCGATCTGGTGGTCGTGGCGCCCGCGACGGCCAATATCATCGCCAAGATGGCCAACGGCGTCGCCGATGACCTCATCTCCACCACGCTGCTTGCGACGCCGCGACCCATCGTGATCGCACCCGCTATGAACAACGGCATGTGGAAGGCGCCGGCGACGCAGGCCAACATGGCCACGCTGCGCGAGCGCGGTGTCCATGTGGTGGGTCCGGGCAGCGGCTACCTTGCCTGCGGCAACGTGGACACGGGACGCATGAGCGAGCCCGAGGTCATCGTAGAGGCTGTCTGTGAGGTGCTCAACCCCGCGCCACAGGACCTGGCGGGTAAGCGCATCGTAATTACCGCCGGTCCCACGCACGAGCCGATCGACCCCGTGCGATTCATTGGCAACCGCTCTTCGGGCAAGATGGGCATCGCCCTGGCGGGGGAGGCCGCACGCCGCGGCGCTGCGGTCACGCTCGTGTTGGGACCGACATCACTCGATGTGCCCTGCGGCGTGGAGTGCGTGCGCGTGCAGACCGCCGCAGAGATGCTCCAGGCGGCCCTGAGCGCCTTCCAGACGGCCGATGCGGCAATTTGTGCGGCCGCCGTCGCCGACTACACCCCCGCGGCCCCTGCGGACCATAAGCTCAAAAAGGCCAACGAGCGCCTGGATCGCATCGAACTGGTCGAGACGGTCGATATTTTGGCCGAGCTCTCGCGCCAGAAGGGCGAGCGATGCGTGATCGGATTTGCGGCCGAGACCGATAACGTTGTCGAGTACGCAGAGCGCAAATTGGCCCGCAAGGGGTGCGATGTAATAATCGCCAACGATGTCTCACGCACCGATTCGGGCTTTGGGACCGACACCAACAAGGCCTGGATTGTGAGCACAACGGGTACGCAAGAACTTCCCGTACTAACAAAACCCCAGCTCGCAGATACAATTTTGGACTTGCTTCAAAAATTGTAA
- a CDS encoding DUF6273 domain-containing protein — protein sequence MAGAIRNQFNLVGNTVNNGTTAGTEGGGAPGGGSTGADSATVQAAIAKDAKDWTLDEQKAVAEDIAAKGEASPAYAKAKAAMDAGTKFSMKLTNGKTLEYRIVGINHDDLADGSGKAGLTFEATNTVLDAQRMNATGTNVGGWDKSELRSRLNSGDLWSLLPAEIQSKVKSVKKMTDNKGGGTAGTPSVTTDKIFLLSTTEVYGDMQSDGVQYEFYKSKGVTTSNYSGASSRWHHWTRSVTPSASTGFRFVVGNGDWDYSNATGVPYVFPAFSF from the coding sequence GTGGCCGGGGCCATCCGAAACCAGTTCAACCTGGTCGGCAATACGGTGAACAATGGGACGACCGCCGGCACCGAGGGCGGCGGTGCGCCAGGCGGCGGCTCCACGGGAGCCGATTCGGCGACCGTCCAGGCGGCAATCGCCAAGGACGCCAAGGACTGGACGCTCGATGAGCAGAAGGCCGTCGCCGAGGATATCGCCGCGAAGGGCGAGGCATCTCCCGCCTACGCCAAGGCCAAGGCCGCTATGGACGCGGGGACGAAGTTCTCGATGAAACTGACGAACGGCAAGACGCTCGAATACCGCATCGTCGGCATCAACCACGATGATCTGGCCGACGGTTCCGGCAAGGCGGGCCTGACGTTTGAGGCGACCAACACTGTCTTGGACGCCCAGAGAATGAACGCCACGGGCACTAACGTCGGTGGCTGGGACAAGTCGGAGCTTCGCAGCCGTCTCAACAGCGGTGACCTCTGGTCGCTCCTGCCGGCCGAGATCCAGTCCAAGGTGAAGTCTGTCAAGAAGATGACCGACAATAAGGGCGGCGGCACCGCAGGCACCCCCTCAGTCACGACTGACAAGATCTTCCTGCTCTCTACGACCGAGGTATACGGGGACATGCAGTCCGACGGCGTCCAGTACGAGTTCTACAAGTCCAAGGGCGTGACGACGTCGAACTACTCCGGAGCTTCGTCGAGGTGGCATCACTGGACTCGCTCTGTGACTCCGAGCGCCTCCACGGGCTTCCGCTTTGTCGTTGGCAACGGCGACTGGGACTACAGCAACGCGACGGGCGTCCCCTATGTGTTCCCCGCTTTCTCCTTCTAA
- the relB gene encoding type II toxin-antitoxin system RelB family antitoxin: protein MDNWLNQMTALTGTIMAMYEIAVKFDEGERALIQGRADAAGMSFSEFVRRAALEKAEDMADIEAYNEALDGDGGTRYPMEEVVRMAVEAE, encoded by the coding sequence GTGGATAATTGGCTCAATCAGATGACGGCGTTGACGGGAACAATCATGGCGATGTACGAGATTGCGGTCAAGTTCGATGAGGGCGAAAGGGCTTTGATTCAGGGCCGTGCGGACGCTGCGGGCATGTCCTTTTCCGAGTTCGTGAGAAGGGCCGCGCTCGAGAAGGCTGAGGACATGGCGGACATCGAGGCCTACAACGAGGCCTTGGACGGGGATGGCGGCACCCGCTACCCGATGGAAGAGGTCGTGCGCATGGCGGTGGAGGCCGAGTGA